A single region of the Palaemon carinicauda isolate YSFRI2023 chromosome 17, ASM3689809v2, whole genome shotgun sequence genome encodes:
- the LOC137656362 gene encoding smoothelin-like protein 1, whose amino-acid sequence MDEDEDDEDDEDDDDDEDGEDDEEDDDNEEDEDDKDDDDDEDGEDDEDDEDDKDDDDDEEGEDDEDDDDDEDGEDDEDYDDDEDGEDDEDDDDNEDDEDDKDAEDDEDGEDDEDDEEDKDDDDDEDGEDDEDDDDNEEDEEDEDNEDNEDDDDNEDDEDDEDDDDDEDGEDDEDDDDDEDGEDDEDDDDDEDGEDDEDDEDDEDDKDDEDNEDNDDDEDDEDDEDDDDDEDDEDDEDDDDDEDGEDDEDDEDDEDDKDDEDNEDNDDEEDGEDDEDNEDNKDDEDDEDDDDNENDDEDEDNDNDEDGEDDEDDEDDEDNEDDEDDDDNEDEEDAKDDDDDDDDGDDEHD is encoded by the coding sequence ATGGATGAAGACGAGGACgatgaagacgatgaagacgacgatgatgatgaagacGGCGAGGACGATGAAGAAGACGATGACAATGAAGAAGACGAGGACGATaaagacgacgatgatgatgaagacGGCGAGGATGATGAAGACGACGAGGACGATaaagacgacgatgatgatgaagagggcgaggacgatgaagacgacgatgatgatgaagacGGTGAGGACGATGaagactatgatgatgatgaagatggcgaAGACGATGAAGATGACGATGACAATGAAGACGACGAGGACGATAAAGACGCTGAGGACGATGAAGACGGCGAGGACGATGAAGACGACGAGGAAGataaagatgacgatgatgatgaagatggtgaggatgatgaagatgacgatgacAATGAAGAAGACGAGGAAGATGAAGACAACGAGGACAATGAAGACGACGATGATAATGAAGACGACGAGGAcgatgaagatgacgatgatgatgaagacgGTGAGGAcgatgaagatgacgatgatgatgaagacgGTGAGGAcgatgaagatgacgatgatgatgaagacgGTGAGGACGATGAAGACGACGAGGACGATGAAGACGACAAAGATGACGAGGACAATGAAGACaacgatgatgatgaagacgacGAGGACGAtgaagacgacgatgatgatgaagacgacgaggacgatgaagatgacgatgatgatgaagacgGTGAGGACGATGAAGATGACGAGGACGATGAAGACGACAAAGATGACGAGGACAATGAAGACAACGATGATGAAGAAGACGGTGAGGACGATGAAGACAACGAGGACAATAAAGATGACGAAGATGATGAAGACGACGATGACAATGAAAACGACGATGAGGATGAAGACAACGATAATGATGAAGATGGCGAGGACGATGAAGACGATGAGGACGATGAAGAcaacgaagacgatgaagacgacgaTGACAATGAAGACGAGGAAGATGCTAAAGACGACGATGACGACGATGACGACGGGGACGACGAACACGACTAA